The segment TCGCCCAGCTTGTCCAGGAAGGCGGCCGGGGGCTTCTCGTAGATGCCCATGGTGCGGTCGCCCTGCACATTGCTGTGGCCGCGCACGGGGCAGGCCCCCGCGCCGGGGCGGCCCAGATTGCCGCGCAGCATCAGCAGGCCGGCCATCTGCTGGATGGTGGCCACCGAGTGCTGGTGCTGGGTGATGCCCATGCCCCAGCAGAGGATGCTGCTCTTGGCCTGGGCATAGAGATCGGCGGCGGCAAAGAGCTGGTCGCGGCTCAGGCCCGAGGCCTCGATCAGGTCTTCCCAGCGCTCGGCGCGCAGATCGGCCTCGTACTCGGCAAAGCCCTGGGTGTGCTCGGCGATGAAGTCCACATCCAGCACGCGCGGCTGGCCGGCGGCGCGCGCGGAATCGTCCAGCTCGAGCAGGCGCTTGGCCATGGCCTTGACGGCGGCCAGGTCGCCGCCGATGCGCAGCTGGAAGTAGTGGGTGGAGATGGGCGTGGAGCCCAGCGTGGCCATTTCCAGCTTGTCCTGCGGGTCGGCAAAGCGCTCCAGGCCGCGCTCGCGCAGCGGGTTGAAGCTGACGATGCGGGCCCCGCGCTTGGACGCGGCGCGCAGCTCGCCCAGCATGCGCGGATGGTTGGTGCCGGGGTTCTGCCCGAAGATGAAGATGGCCTCGGCCTGCTCGAAGTCCTCCAGCGTGACCGTGCCCTTGCCGATGCCGATGGTGGGCTTCAGCCCCTGGCCACTGGGCTCGTGGCACATGTTCGAGCAGTCGGGGAAGTTGTTGGTGCCGAACTCGCGCACGAAGAGCTGGTACAGAAAGGCCGCTTCGTTGCTGGCCCGGCCCGAGGTGTAGAAGATGGCCTCGTCCGGCGTGGCCAGGGCATTGAGCTGGGCGGCGATCAGCTCGAAGGCCTGGTCCCAGGCAATGGGCTGGTAGCGGTCGCTCGCCGCGTCGTAGACCAGGGGATGGGTGATGCGGCCCAGGTTCTCGAGGTAGAAGTCGCTCTGCTCGGCCAGCCAGGACACGGTGTGCGCGCCCAGCACCTCGGGCGTGGCACGGTGGGCGGTGGCCTCGGCGGCCACGGCCTTGGCGCCGTTCTCGCAGAACTCGAAGGTGGAGCGGTGGTCGCGGTCGGGCCAGGCGCAGCCGGGGCAGTCAAAGCCGTCGGCCTGGTTGGCGGACAGCAGGGTCTTGGCGCCCTTGAGCGCGATGCCCTGGGCCTGCAGATGCTGGGCCACGCTCTTCAGCGCGCCCCAGCCGCCGGCCGGGCCCTTGTAGAAATGGATTTTCTGTTCACTCATGGCAATGGTCCCCGCAGGGCGCAAAGCCCCGGTTCACCCAAGCAGGAGAACCGAGGCCTCGCGATGCTAACCGGCCGTGGCCGGCCGCGTCTTGTGGTCGATATCCGGGCGGGCTCAGTGGAAGAACTTGGCCGCGCTCAGCAGGGTTTTGTAGATGCCCCAGGCCAGCGGCAGGCCCACGGCCGCCCAGGCCAGCAGCACCATGGCCGTGGGCGTGGCAGCCCCGGCACCGGGACCGCTGCCCACTTCGGCGGCGGCAGCCCGCTCATGCGCCAGTTTCTTCTCGGCGGCCAGTTCGGCCTCGCTCATGAAGTGCTTGTCGGCGATGGGACGGATCAGCAGGTTGGCGATCATGCCGATCACCAGCATGCCCACCAGGATGTACATGGTCTGGTTGTAGACCTGCTCGCGCGGCAGGCCCAGGCCCAGCTGGTACTCGCGCATGTAGTTCACGACCACGGGACCCAGGATGCCGGCGGTGGCCCAGGCGGTCAGCAGGCGACCGTGGATGGCGCCCACCATCTGGGTGCCGAAGAGGTCGGCCAGATAGGCCGGCACCGTGGCGAAGCCGCCGCCGTACATCGACAGGATCAGGCAGAAGGCACCCACGAAGAGCAGGGTGGAACCCGCGGCGGCCGAGGAGGGGATGCTGAAGTACAGCAGGCCGCCCAGCACGAAGAAGACCGAGTAGGTCATCTTGCGGCCCAGCTTGTCCGACAGGCTGGCCCAGACGAAACGGCCGCCGATATTGAACAGGCTCAGCAGGGCGGTGAAGCCGCCGGCCACGGCCGCGATGGCCGCCAGCTGTTCCTTGTTCAGCTCGCTGAAGCGGGTGGGCAGGCCGACCAGGGCGCCGCCGAAGATCTCCTGCAGCATGGGGCTGGCCATGCCGATCACGCCGATGCCGGCGCTCACGTTCATACACAGCACGATCCACACCAGCCAGAACTGGGGGATGCCCCAGACCTTCTTCACATGCACATGGCGCTGCGTGATCATGGTGTTGCTGGCCTGGGCCGGCGGCGGGGTCCAGCCGGCGGGTTTCCAGCCGGTGGGCGGCACGCGGTAGCCCAGGGCACCGGCGACCATGAAAACGAAGTAGACCAGGGCCATCACCACAAAGGTCTGCCAGACGCCGACCTCGGTGGGTGTGGCGAAATGCTTCATGAGTTCCACGGCCAGGGGCGAGCCGATCATGGCACCGCCGCCGAAGCCCATGATGGCCATGCCGGTGGCCATGCCACGGCGGTCCGGGAACCACTTGATCAGCGTGGACACCGGCGAGATATAGCCCAGGCCCAGACCGATGCCGCCGATCACGCCCGAGCCCAGGATCATCATCCAGAACTGGTGGGTGTAGATACCCAGGGCCGAGAGCAGCATGCCGCCGCACCAGCAGACGGCGCTCACCAGACCGGCCTTGCGCGGGCCGGCGCGTTCCAGCCAGCCGCCCCAGATGGCGGCCGAGCACCCCAGGAACACGAAGAACAGGGTGTACATCCAGCCCAGGGTGGCGACGCTCCAGTCACAGCTGGTGGTGAAGAGCTGGGCGAAGAAGCCCACGTCCTTGCCGCAGGCCAGGGCGCCCGTGCCGGCCACACCTAGGGCCTTGGACAGGGGCAGCCAGAACACCGAGAAGCCATAGGCCATGCCGATGCACAGATGGATGGCCAGGGCGCAGGGCGGCACCAGCCAGCGGTTGAAGCCGGGGGAGGCAATGGTGCGCTCCTTGTCCAGCCAGCCCGGCGCGGCAGGCGCAGCGCCGATGGGATTTGCGATTGTTGAGGACATTCTTGTTCTGCTCCGGAAGTCGACGAGGGGCTGCCGTGGCGTGGCAGCTTCGGCGGCTGCGATGAGACTTCATGCGCGTCGCCTTGCCCATCCGGGCCTGCCCGGGAAAAAGTTGGCACTCTGTCGCGGACAAACTGCCCCCTGCGACAAGTTGTCGCGAGGCCCTTCCTAGAATCCGGCACCCAGCTCTGTCTGCCGTCCTTGAACCCCCGCTCCAGCAAACCCTGGCCCCACGCCGCCATCCTGGTCGTCGATGACGAGCCGGGCATCCAGCACTTCCTCGAGAAGACGCTGGCGCCGCGCACCAGCGGGCGTGTGATGACGGCCGGCTCGGCCGAGGCGGCCGAGGCCCTGCTGCGCCAGCACCGCTTTGACCTGGTGATCCTGGACGTGACCCTGCCCGGCAAGAGCGGCCTGGTGCTGCTGCGCGAGCTGCGCGATCAGGTGGATGCCAGCGAGGTGGTGCTGATCACGGCCTTTGCCGATCTGGAGACGGCCATCGAGGCGGTGCGGGCCGGCGCCAGCGACTTCCTGCTCAAGCCCTTTCGCGCCGCCCAGATCCTGAATGTGGTGGAGCGCTGCCTGGAGCGCGCGCGGCTCAAGCGCGAGAACTGGGTGCTGCGGCGCAGCCTCTCGCGGCGCAGCGCCGACGAGGCCCTGGTGGGCGACTCCATCGCCATGCGCAGCCTGCGCACGGCCCTGCAGCGCCTGGCCCAGGTGAGCAGCACGGTGCTGCTCACCGGCGAGTCCGGCACCGGCAAGGAACTGGCGGCCCAGGCCCTGCACCGTCAGGGCCCCAATGCCAATGCGCCCTTCGTGCCGGTGAACTGCGCCACGCTCTCGCCGGCCCTGATCGAGTCCGAGCTCTTCGGCCAGGCCGGCTGGGGCAGCGACGGCCACAAGAGCCGCGACGGCCTCTTTGTCTACGCCCAGGGCGGCACCCTGTTCCTGGACGAGGTGGGCGAGCTGCCCCTGTCCCTGCAGGCCACCTTGCTGCGGGTGCTGGAGGACCGCCACATCCGCCCCGTGGGCAGCGAGCACGAGGTTCCGGTGGATGTGCGCATCGTCGCCGCCACCCACCGGCCCCTTGCCGACGAGGTGGCGGCCGGACGCTTCCGCAAGGACCTCTACTACCGGCTGCAGGTGGTGGAGCTGGGCCTGCCGCCGCTGCGCGCGCACAAGGAAGACATTCCCGAGCTGGTGGCGCATTTCGTGGAGACGCTCTCGCTGCAGCTGGGCATGCCGCCGATTGCCGTCACCGAGGACGAGATGCGCTATCTGCAGCAGTACGACTGGCCGGGCAATGTGCGCGAGCTGCGCAACCTGATCGAGCGCTCCCTGATCGTCGGGGCGCTCAATGTCTCGGCCCTCTACCAGAGCCTGGCGCGCACCCAGGGCAATCCGCGGCCGCCGCGCTCGCGCTTCTCGGGCCCCACCGATCTGCAGACTCTGGAAAAGCAGCACATCCTGGCGGTGCTGGATTCGGTGGAGGGCGACAAGCAGCAGGCCGCCGAGCTGCTGGGCATCTCGCGGCGCACGCTGGAGCGGCGCTTCGCCGAGTGGAACGAGGCTGGCGAGGCCGCCAAGCCGGGCTGAACGGTCTCAGCGGGCTGAGGGCTCAGGCCAGGGCCGTCGCGTCCGCGGCGGCTTCCTGGCGCTGCAGCCAGACGCCGGCCTCCACCGGCAGCAGGGGCTTGGCATAGAGATAGCCCTGCAGGGCCTGGCAGCCGGCGGCGCGGCTGGCGCGGGCCTGCTCTGCGGTCTCTATGCCCTCGGCCACCACCTCCAGGCGCAGGGCGGCCGCGAGCTGGCAGATGGCCTGCACCACCGCGCTGGCCGCGGCCTGGGGCATGGGCTGGATCAGGCTGCGATCGATCTTCACCGTGTCCAGCGGCAGGCTGCGCAGCAGATTGAGCGAGGAGAAGCCGGTGCCGAAATCGTCCAGCGCCAGCTTGATGCCCAGGGCTCGCAGCCGGGCCAGACGCTCGCGGGCCTGCTCGGCATCGCGCACCGCGGCGCTCTCGGTCAGCTCCAGCTGCAGCAGGGCGGCGGGCAGCTCATAGCGTTGCAGGGTCGCGGCCACGAAGTCGGGGAAGCCGGGGTCCAGCAGCTGCAGCGGGGAGACATTCACCGCCACCGGCACCAGGCGTGCCGGCTCGCCGGCCGCGCGCCAGGCCGCCAGCTGGCGGCAGGCCTGCGCCAGCAGCTGGGCGCCCAGGGGCAGGATCAGGCCGGTGCGCTCGGCGGCGGGGATGAAGTCCGCCGGGCTGACCAGGCCGTGGCCGGGGCGCTGCCAGCGGGCCAGGGCCTCGAAGCCCAGCAGGCGGCCGTCGCTGGCCGCTACCTTGGGCTGGTAGCGCAGATGGAACTCCGCATCGCGCAGGCCGGCGCGCATGGCCTGCTCGGCCCGCATGCTGGCGCTGTTGTCGCGCCGGTCCGGCCGGGCCCAGCGCTCGGCCGTGCCGGGGTCCTGCTTGGCCTCGTGCATGGCGATGCTGGCCTCGCGCATCAGGGCTTCGGGCTCGCTGGCTGTGTGCGGACAGCTGGCCACACCCATGGACACGTCCACATAGATCTCATGCCCTAGGGCCTGGAGTGGCCGGCTCAGACGCTGGCGCAGGCGCGCCACCAGGGCGGCCAGGGCCTCGGGTGCGGCCCTGCCCGGGGCCAGCAGGGCGAACTCGTCCTCGCCCAGGTGCATGACCTCGAGCGCGGGCTCGAATTCCTCGCATAGCACGTGGGCCAGCTGGCGCAGCAGGGCATCGCCGGCGCTGTGACCATAGGCCTCGTTGAGCTGGGTGAAGCGGTCCAGGTCCAGCCAGATCAGACCGAAGCTTTCCCCCGCGGCGCAGCGCTCGCGCAGGCGCTGCTGCAGGGCGCTGCGGTTGGGCAGGCCGGAGAGCGGGTCGTGCGTGGCCTGGTGCAGCAGGGCCTGGGCGGCCTGGTGGCGCTCGGTGTCGTCGCTCACCACGATGTGCTCGGCCGCGCGGCCCTGCCAGTCCACCCGCCAGGAGGAGAAGACCAGATGCAGGCGGCTGCCATCACTGCGCAGGCGCTCGCCTTCCCAGTGGGCCTGGTCCAGACGTCCGGCCAGCACCGCGCGGTGACGCTGGGCGGTGGCGCGGCGCAGGGCCTCGGGCTGGGCCTGCTGCAGGGCCTCGAAGGCGCCCAGATCGGGCACACCATAGAGCTTGAGCAGGGCGGCATTGGCATAGAGGATGCGCCGGCCGCGCTTGATGCCCACGCCCTGGTGGGAGTGTTCGGTGAGCAGGTGCAGCTGCTGGCGCAGCTGGTTCGACTCCTGGCTGACGCGGCGCAGGGCTGCCAGCATCAGGCAGCAGCCCAGCAGCAGGCGCAGGGCTGCGCCCACCGCGGCCTGGGCCGGCAGATGGGCCTCGACGCCCAGCGCATAGGGCAGCTGCAGCAGGCCCAGCAGCAGCAGCAGCACGCCGGCCACGCGCTCGGCCCGGCCCTGGGGCCAGAGCCAGCGCAGGCCCACCAGGCCCAGCCAGGTCTGCAGGCCGGCGCCGGCCGCCTGGGCCTCGGGCAGGCCCAGGCTCAGCAGCAGGGCGAAGACCAGGCCCAGGCCCAGCACCAGGGCCAGCGCCGCGCGCTGGCCGACGGGGCGCCCGATCAGCTCGCGCAGGCCCATGGCCAGCAAGGTGGTGCCCGCCGCTCCGGCGGCCACCATGCCCGCGCCGCCCAGGTGGTGAGCCAGGGTGTGCGGATCCAGCCAGAGCAGATAGGCCGGCGTGGCCAGGGCATGGACCAGGAAGCTGGCGCCCAGCAGACGGTTGAAGCGCTGGCGACGGTCGCGCACCCAGACCAGCCACAGGGCCAGGCCGAGCACCAGATTGATCAGCAGATTGAACGCGAGTGCGTAGATCACGGAGCCGTCATGAAAGCGCTGCCGGGCGGGCAGACGGGCTCGGGGATCTTAGGTGGCAGACCTTGTCCGTCGCGGCAGGGTCTGCGCAGTATTGCGCGCTTTGGCGTCCGCCGATGGGGGGATGAAGGGGGAGTCTTCAGCCCTCGGTGCGAAAGACGGACGTGCTGCTGCTCAGGCGGTCGGCCTGCGTCTGCATGCTGGCCGCCGCCGCGGCCGATTGTTCGACCAGGGCCGCGTTCTGCTGCGTGGCCTGGTCCAGCTGGGTGATGGCCTGGTTGACCCGGGCGATCTCCGCGCTCTGCTGGGCCGAGGACTCGGCAATGCTGCCGATCAGGCTGGCCACCTGCTGCACCGCGCTCTCGATCTCCCGCATCGCGTCACCGGCGCTGCGTACCAGCTGGGTGCCACCGGCCACCTCCTCGACTGACTGGCCGATCAGGGTCTTGATATCGCGTGCCGCCGCGGCCGCGCGCTGGGCCAGGGAGCGCACCTCGCCGGCCACCACGGCAAAGCCCTTGCCCTGCTCGCCGGCCCGGGCGGCTTCCACCGCCGCGTTGAGTGCCAGGATATTGGTCTGGAAGGCGATGCTGTCGATCAGGCCGGTGATCTCGGCGATCTTGCTGGCGCTGGCGTCGATGGCCTGCATGCTGCTGACCACCTGGGACACGACCTGACCCCCCTTGGCCGCGGCGTCGGAGGCGCCGCCGGCCAGGCCGCGGGCCTCGCGCGCCGAGCCGGCCGTCTGGCCCACGGCCTCGGTGAGCTGGCTCATGGCCGAGGCCGTCTGCTGCAGGCTGGCGGCCGTCTGCTCGGTGCGGTTGGAGAGGTCCTGGTTGCCGGCGGCGATCTCGGCGCTGGCGCTGCTGATGCTCTGGGCCGCGCCCTGCACCTGCTGCACCGCCTCACGGATGCGCAACAGGGCCTGCTGCAGGCGCAGCGAGACGCCGACCGTGGCACCGCGGCCTGAGCCGCCCTCGGGCTTGAGGTGGATGTACTCATCGGCGGTGAGCTGCTCCACCAGGTCCACCAGCTCGGCCTGCTCGCGCGCACGCTGGTGCATGCGCACCGCGACCAGCACCTGGAAGGCGGTCTGCACCACCACATAGCCGGCGTGGATCAGCACGCGCGGGAAATTGGCTTCGCTGATGCAGTAGACGCCGACGCCGGCCGCCTGCAGGCGGTCGAAAAGCACATGGTGCACCGCGATCACCACCGCGCCGGTGAGGATGGGGGCCCAGTGTCGGTAGGCCACCAGAAAGGCCAGGGAGACGAAGACGCCGAAGTGGAACTCCTGCAGGCCGCGGGCGAGCTGGATGTGCAGGGCCACCATGGCCATCACCACCACGGCCATCAGGTGCGCGCTCAAGGCCTGACCCCCGGCCACGGCGTGGCCAGCCAGGGCCAGCAGCAGCAGGGGCAGGGCCAGACCCCAGGCCAGGCCGGGGCTGTCCATGTAGTGCCCGAGGATGATGGCGATCACGGCCTGCAGCGCGATCCAGACCAGCAGCAGCCGGTCGGCTTCACGCCAGGATTGCTCGCGCGCGCTGGGGCGGCTGGATGGGGACAGGGCGTTCGGGCTCATGCACGGGTCTCCTCGGCCGTTGATCAGAGGGTTCCGATCCTTCGGCTCGAGGCCCGGAACCGCCAGGGCCCGAGCATACGGGGAGCGCCGCCATCGTGCCTAGGGCGAGATGGCGGCCCTGCCATGGCCGCGGGGCTTCAGCCCCCGGCGATGCGCTGGTTCAGGTGCGCCAGCGCCTCTTCCACCTGGTCCACCAGCACCAGGCAGAGGTCGCCGGGTTGCAGGCGCTCCAGGGCGCGGTCGATGGCGGCGAACTCGCCGCGGATCTCTTCCACATGGGAGGTGCGGCTGGCGCCTTCCAGGCCCTGACGCAGCAGGGCCAGCACCTCACCGTCCTCGCGACCGCGCTGGCAGGCGTCCTGGAACAGGATGGCCTCGTCGAAGGCCGCGCCCAGGATCTGGGTCTGGACGCGGATGTCCTCGTCGCGGCGGTCGCCGGCGCCCGAGATCACCACCGAGCGGCGCTTGGCCGGCATGACCTCCACGGCCTGCACCAGGGCGCGCATGGCATCGCCGTTGTGGCCGTAGTCGGCCACCACGGTGGCGCCGCGGTAGTCCATCACATTGAAGCGGCCCGGCACATTGTCGGCATCGCTGCTGAAGCTGGCCACGCCGCGGCGGATGGTGTCCCAGTCCAGACCCACGCCCCAGCCGGCGGCCACGGCGGCCATGGCGTTCTCCACCTGGAAGGGGATGCTGCCGGCGCGGGTGAAGGGGATGTCACGCAGCGGGATGGTCTCGCGCCAGCTGCCCTGGGCGGCCACCAGCTGGTCGCCGTCCACATAGACGCAGCGCTTGCCCTGGGAACGGTGGGCGGCCATCAGCGGATGGTGGCGGTCGGCGGCGAAGAAGATGATCTGGCCGGGGCAGACCGCGGCCATGTTGGCCACCACCGGGTCGGTGGCATTGAGCACGGCATAGCCGGTCTGGGCCACGTTCTGCACGATGACGCGCTTGACCAGGGCCAGCTCTTCCACGGTGTTGAGGAAGTTCATGCCCAGGTGGTCGCCCTCGCCCAGATTGGTGACCACGGCCACCTGGCAGCGGTCAAAGCCCAGGCCCTCGCGCAGGATGCCGCCGCGCGCGGTCTCGAACACCGCGGCTTCCACATCGGGGTGCATCAGCACATTGCGGGCGCTCTTGGGGCCGGAGCAGTCGCCGCTGTCGGTCTGGCGGCCGTCCACATAGACGCCGTCGGTATTGGTCATGCCCACCTTGAGTCCGCAGGTGGCGAACAGGTGCGCGATCAGGCGCGAGGTGGTGGTCTTGCCATTGGTGCCGGTGACGGCCACCACGGGGATGCGGCCGTCCTCGCTCTTGTGGCCGCTGCCGTAGAGGTGGCTGATGATGGCCTCGCCCACATTGCGGCCCTTGCCGTAGCTCGGCGAGAGGTGCATGCGCAGACCCGGCGCGGCATTGACCTCGACGATGCCGCCGCTGACCTCTTCCAGCGGGCGCATCACGCTCTCGGCCACCACGTCCACGCCGCAGACATGCAGGCCCACGACCTGGGCCGCGGCGATGGCGCGAGCGGCCACATCGGGGTGCACGTCATCGGTCACATCGGTGGCGGTGCCGCCGGTGGAGAGGTTGGCGTTGTTGCGCAGGATCACGCGGCGGCCCTTCTCGGGCACGTCATCCGGGGTCAGGTCCTGCAGGGCCAGGCGGGCCACGGCGATGTCATCGAAGCGGATCTTGGTGAGCGAGGTGGCGTGGCCGTCGCCGCGCTTGGGGTCGGCATTGACCTTGTCCACCAGCTGCTTGACGGTGAGCTCGCCGTCGCCGATCACATGCGGCGGGTCGCGGCGGGCCGCGGCCACCAGCTTGTCGCCCACCACCAGCAGGCGGTAGTCGCTGCCGGGCAGGAACTTCTCGACCATGACCTGGCCGATCTCGGCCGCGGCCTTGTAGGCCACTTCCATGTGCTCGCGCGAGGCCACATTGACCGTCACGCCCTTGCCCTGGTTGCCGTCCTGGGGCTTGACCACCACGGGCAGGCCCACCTCCAGCGCGGCTTCCCAGGCGTCGTCCACGGTGTCCACCGGGCGGCCGATGGGCACGGGCACGCCGGCCGACTGCAGCAGGCGCTTGGTCAGGTCCTTGTCCTGGGCGATGGATTCGGAAACGGCGCTGGTGTTGTCCACCTCGGCGGCCCAGATGCGGCGCTGCTTGGCGCCCCAGCCGAACTGCACCAGGCTGCCCTGGGTCAGGCGGCGAAAGGGCACGCCGCGCGCCACGGCGGCGTCCACGATGGAGCCGGTGGAGGGGCCCAGGCGCACGTCCTCGTCCAGCTCGCGCAGGCGGGCCACGGTGGCGTCGGTGTCAAAGCTGCCGCCCTCGGTCTGGGCGGCACGCAGCAGTTCCACCGCGGCCTCGAAGGCCTGGCGGCCCACGTCTTCCTCGCTGTACTCGACCACCACCTGGTAGGTGCCGGCCTCGCTGGTGACATGGGTGTGGCTGAAGGTGACCGGGCAGCCGGCCTGGGCCTGCAGGGCCAGGGCGGCCTGCTCCAGCACATGGGCCAGGGAGACCGGCAGGCGCTGGGCGCTGGCCGGGCGCAGGGCGCCGATGCCCGGGAAGAGGGCGCGCAGCCGGCCCTCGAAGCCGGGGATCTCGGCGATATTGCGCTCGGTGTCGCTGCAGCTGACCACGGCCTCGATGGCCGTGTGGCGGCTCCACATATTGGGGCCGCGCAGGGCGCGGATGCGGGAGACTTCCATGGTGGTGTTTCTTCTTGGCGAGGGGCGTCGTCGGGATCAGGCCTGCAGGGGCTGGAAGGTGTCCAGGCCGGCGGAGATCAGCTCGGGCGGGATGTTCAGGGCCCAGGCGGTGGCCACGGCGGCCAGCACCGTCTCGGCGCTCAGGCCGCTGACACCGGCCGCGGCGTAGCGGGCCAGCACGGTGTCGACCTGGGCGCCGGGCATCTCGGAGCTGCCCTGGGCCAGCATGGCCATGCCGCCCTGCAGGAAGACGGCGCGGCCGCCCTTCTCGCGGTGGGCGGCCAGCAGGGCCGGGTCGGCGGCGTAGAACAGCACCTCGCCGTCGGAAAGCTCGGCCATCTCGACCAGGGCGGGCACGGCGGCGTTGAGCACGGCCACGCCCTCGGGCAGGACCACGTCCACCTGGGTGCGCAGCACCTTGTAGAGCTGCTCCTCGCTGCGGATGTCGTGCGCGTCCAGCTGGCCCAGGCCGTCCATATCCGTGACCACGCCCACCAGGCAGCGGTCATAGGCCAGGCCG is part of the Shinella sp. XGS7 genome and harbors:
- a CDS encoding FdhF/YdeP family oxidoreductase, producing the protein MSEQKIHFYKGPAGGWGALKSVAQHLQAQGIALKGAKTLLSANQADGFDCPGCAWPDRDHRSTFEFCENGAKAVAAEATAHRATPEVLGAHTVSWLAEQSDFYLENLGRITHPLVYDAASDRYQPIAWDQAFELIAAQLNALATPDEAIFYTSGRASNEAAFLYQLFVREFGTNNFPDCSNMCHEPSGQGLKPTIGIGKGTVTLEDFEQAEAIFIFGQNPGTNHPRMLGELRAASKRGARIVSFNPLRERGLERFADPQDKLEMATLGSTPISTHYFQLRIGGDLAAVKAMAKRLLELDDSARAAGQPRVLDVDFIAEHTQGFAEYEADLRAERWEDLIEASGLSRDQLFAAADLYAQAKSSILCWGMGITQHQHSVATIQQMAGLLMLRGNLGRPGAGACPVRGHSNVQGDRTMGIYEKPPAAFLDKLGEVFGFEPPRKHGYGTVESIQAMLDGQGKVFFALGGNFAAATPDTAATWRALRNCELTVHVTTKFNRSHTIHGRQALVLPCLGRTEIDLQASGPQSITVEDSMSMVHLSSGMNAPASEHLLSEPMIVARLAAATLKGRSQTPWLWLVEDYARIRDKIAAVLPDFHDFNERVRQPGGFRLRNTPSERVWTTPTGKANFIPFKLPSDTPLRQAQRQARDTVVFTLATVRSHDQYNTTIYGMDDRYRGVWGHRRVVFIHREDLKAIGMKAGDWVDITSLWSDGQQRRAEKFVLIEYDIPRGCLASYFPETNALVPLHSVAVGAGTPTSKSIPVVLSLRPQDPPLAQARSVEDAAAHEA
- a CDS encoding OFA family MFS transporter, whose translation is MSSTIANPIGAAPAAPGWLDKERTIASPGFNRWLVPPCALAIHLCIGMAYGFSVFWLPLSKALGVAGTGALACGKDVGFFAQLFTTSCDWSVATLGWMYTLFFVFLGCSAAIWGGWLERAGPRKAGLVSAVCWCGGMLLSALGIYTHQFWMMILGSGVIGGIGLGLGYISPVSTLIKWFPDRRGMATGMAIMGFGGGAMIGSPLAVELMKHFATPTEVGVWQTFVVMALVYFVFMVAGALGYRVPPTGWKPAGWTPPPAQASNTMITQRHVHVKKVWGIPQFWLVWIVLCMNVSAGIGVIGMASPMLQEIFGGALVGLPTRFSELNKEQLAAIAAVAGGFTALLSLFNIGGRFVWASLSDKLGRKMTYSVFFVLGGLLYFSIPSSAAAGSTLLFVGAFCLILSMYGGGFATVPAYLADLFGTQMVGAIHGRLLTAWATAGILGPVVVNYMREYQLGLGLPREQVYNQTMYILVGMLVIGMIANLLIRPIADKHFMSEAELAAEKKLAHERAAAAEVGSGPGAGAATPTAMVLLAWAAVGLPLAWGIYKTLLSAAKFFH
- a CDS encoding methyl-accepting chemotaxis protein, with product MSPNALSPSSRPSAREQSWREADRLLLVWIALQAVIAIILGHYMDSPGLAWGLALPLLLLALAGHAVAGGQALSAHLMAVVVMAMVALHIQLARGLQEFHFGVFVSLAFLVAYRHWAPILTGAVVIAVHHVLFDRLQAAGVGVYCISEANFPRVLIHAGYVVVQTAFQVLVAVRMHQRAREQAELVDLVEQLTADEYIHLKPEGGSGRGATVGVSLRLQQALLRIREAVQQVQGAAQSISSASAEIAAGNQDLSNRTEQTAASLQQTASAMSQLTEAVGQTAGSAREARGLAGGASDAAAKGGQVVSQVVSSMQAIDASASKIAEITGLIDSIAFQTNILALNAAVEAARAGEQGKGFAVVAGEVRSLAQRAAAAARDIKTLIGQSVEEVAGGTQLVRSAGDAMREIESAVQQVASLIGSIAESSAQQSAEIARVNQAITQLDQATQQNAALVEQSAAAAASMQTQADRLSSSTSVFRTEG
- a CDS encoding sigma-54 dependent transcriptional regulator, whose product is MNPRSSKPWPHAAILVVDDEPGIQHFLEKTLAPRTSGRVMTAGSAEAAEALLRQHRFDLVILDVTLPGKSGLVLLRELRDQVDASEVVLITAFADLETAIEAVRAGASDFLLKPFRAAQILNVVERCLERARLKRENWVLRRSLSRRSADEALVGDSIAMRSLRTALQRLAQVSSTVLLTGESGTGKELAAQALHRQGPNANAPFVPVNCATLSPALIESELFGQAGWGSDGHKSRDGLFVYAQGGTLFLDEVGELPLSLQATLLRVLEDRHIRPVGSEHEVPVDVRIVAATHRPLADEVAAGRFRKDLYYRLQVVELGLPPLRAHKEDIPELVAHFVETLSLQLGMPPIAVTEDEMRYLQQYDWPGNVRELRNLIERSLIVGALNVSALYQSLARTQGNPRPPRSRFSGPTDLQTLEKQHILAVLDSVEGDKQQAAELLGISRRTLERRFAEWNEAGEAAKPG
- a CDS encoding bifunctional diguanylate cyclase/phosphodiesterase, translating into MIYALAFNLLINLVLGLALWLVWVRDRRQRFNRLLGASFLVHALATPAYLLWLDPHTLAHHLGGAGMVAAGAAGTTLLAMGLRELIGRPVGQRAALALVLGLGLVFALLLSLGLPEAQAAGAGLQTWLGLVGLRWLWPQGRAERVAGVLLLLLGLLQLPYALGVEAHLPAQAAVGAALRLLLGCCLMLAALRRVSQESNQLRQQLHLLTEHSHQGVGIKRGRRILYANAALLKLYGVPDLGAFEALQQAQPEALRRATAQRHRAVLAGRLDQAHWEGERLRSDGSRLHLVFSSWRVDWQGRAAEHIVVSDDTERHQAAQALLHQATHDPLSGLPNRSALQQRLRERCAAGESFGLIWLDLDRFTQLNEAYGHSAGDALLRQLAHVLCEEFEPALEVMHLGEDEFALLAPGRAAPEALAALVARLRQRLSRPLQALGHEIYVDVSMGVASCPHTASEPEALMREASIAMHEAKQDPGTAERWARPDRRDNSASMRAEQAMRAGLRDAEFHLRYQPKVAASDGRLLGFEALARWQRPGHGLVSPADFIPAAERTGLILPLGAQLLAQACRQLAAWRAAGEPARLVPVAVNVSPLQLLDPGFPDFVAATLQRYELPAALLQLELTESAAVRDAEQARERLARLRALGIKLALDDFGTGFSSLNLLRSLPLDTVKIDRSLIQPMPQAAASAVVQAICQLAAALRLEVVAEGIETAEQARASRAAGCQALQGYLYAKPLLPVEAGVWLQRQEAAADATALA